One genomic segment of Salinigranum rubrum includes these proteins:
- a CDS encoding DUF7114 family protein, which produces MDDAARARDAAREALADIEPPRLRDALYDRLDDASMAPAVFSLLCARALGREDDADGAVEADAISERIAGVQLIYEGLRLTRTLAHDEPWETTDAGSEIAADLDMLAASVLVSRGFYLLARTDAADHAVETVRAFGRNQTRRREPDADTVTLDRTLEESVFVLGCIAGATAVDAEVPPALLEHAEGLAAGFDPDDHLPPTAVALGETGVEGLAALAGLTEREESESESDRVPSSATDP; this is translated from the coding sequence ATGGACGATGCCGCGCGGGCCCGCGATGCCGCGCGCGAGGCACTGGCCGACATCGAACCGCCACGTCTCCGCGATGCACTCTACGACCGACTGGACGACGCGTCGATGGCCCCGGCCGTGTTCTCGCTGCTCTGCGCCCGGGCGCTCGGTCGGGAGGACGACGCCGACGGCGCTGTCGAGGCCGACGCGATCTCCGAGCGGATCGCCGGGGTGCAGCTCATCTACGAGGGTCTCCGTCTGACGCGGACGCTCGCACACGACGAGCCGTGGGAGACGACCGACGCGGGGAGCGAGATTGCCGCCGACCTCGACATGCTCGCCGCCTCCGTACTCGTCTCCCGAGGCTTCTACCTGCTCGCCCGGACCGACGCCGCCGACCACGCCGTCGAGACGGTCCGGGCGTTCGGCCGGAACCAGACGCGTAGACGGGAACCGGACGCCGACACCGTCACCCTCGACCGTACGCTGGAGGAGTCGGTGTTCGTCCTCGGGTGTATCGCCGGGGCGACCGCCGTCGACGCCGAGGTACCGCCGGCCCTCCTCGAACACGCGGAGGGCCTCGCGGCCGGCTTCGACCCCGACGATCACCTCCCGCCGACTGCAGTCGCGCTCGGGGAGACGGGCGTCGAGGGACTCGCCGCGCTCGCCGGCCTCACCGAGCGCGAGGAGAGTGAAAGCGAGAGCGACCGCGTCCCCTCGTCGGCGACCGACCCCTGA
- a CDS encoding PAS domain-containing sensor histidine kinase, giving the protein MNSVDQPSSSTLKETLGVFDRLSDPGAPLSTDEVAESMGCPADSAAKRLEELVEQGSLETREVGDRTRVWWRPGVTCPESPSRQDEHGQDSIEESKEQLRLALDAAEMGVWELDLRNEATSRRSPQHDRIFGYEEPLDEWGFERFLEHVHPADRARIEESFETALDEGKWGFEGRIVRSDGEQRWIEVHAEFFSDAGEPVRAVGVVRDITERKEHEVDLDRYRRVVETVEDGIYVIGDDDRFTMVNEAYAEMTGYAREELLGMPASTVVKGETVERAQRLQEELVAGERDTARIEADVQTADGGTFRAEATFAVLTGEDGRHERIGVVRDITDRVEREHELETRVRQQQVVTDLGRRALEDPELDVLFDEAVEAVADTLGSDYCKVLELLPNGDELLLRSGCGWKDGYVGEATVGTEMASQAGYTLASEQPIVVDDMVTESRFAGPDLLVEHDVMSGISTIIGPFHSPWGVLGTHDTTRRRFTQHDVNFVQAVANVLSNAIERARYERRLTDTIEDLKESNERLEQFAYIASHDLQEPLRMVSNYLQLLENRYRDELDDDAEEFIDFAVNGADRMREMIDDLLTYSRIEQHSDSLETTDTAEVVERVLESLQIQVEELDAEVDVGTLPTVRGDEKLLEQLFQNLVSNALKYHDDDPPRVEIGATRRDGKWLFRVEDNGIGIEPQYTDRIFEVFKRLHTHEEYPGTGIGLTLCKRIVDRHEGEIWVESEPGEGTTFYFTLSPAGGHE; this is encoded by the coding sequence ATGAATTCCGTCGACCAGCCGTCGAGTAGTACGTTGAAGGAGACGCTCGGGGTGTTCGACCGGCTGAGCGACCCCGGCGCGCCCCTGTCGACGGACGAAGTCGCAGAGTCGATGGGGTGTCCGGCCGACTCGGCGGCCAAACGTCTCGAAGAACTCGTCGAGCAGGGGTCGCTGGAGACGAGGGAGGTCGGGGACCGAACCCGGGTCTGGTGGCGACCGGGCGTTACTTGCCCCGAGTCCCCGTCCCGGCAGGACGAGCACGGACAGGACAGTATCGAGGAGAGCAAAGAGCAGTTGCGGCTCGCGCTCGACGCCGCGGAGATGGGGGTGTGGGAGCTCGACCTGCGGAACGAAGCGACGTCCAGGAGGTCACCACAGCACGACCGTATCTTCGGATACGAGGAGCCGCTTGACGAGTGGGGGTTCGAGCGGTTCCTCGAACACGTCCACCCGGCGGATAGAGCGCGCATCGAGGAGAGTTTCGAGACGGCTCTCGACGAGGGCAAGTGGGGGTTCGAGGGCCGTATCGTCCGTTCGGACGGCGAGCAGCGGTGGATCGAGGTACACGCCGAGTTCTTCTCCGACGCTGGCGAGCCGGTCCGTGCGGTCGGCGTCGTCCGGGACATCACCGAGCGGAAAGAACACGAGGTCGACCTCGACCGCTACCGACGGGTCGTCGAGACGGTCGAGGACGGAATCTACGTCATCGGCGACGACGACCGATTCACGATGGTCAACGAGGCGTACGCCGAGATGACCGGCTACGCCAGGGAGGAGCTGCTCGGGATGCCCGCGTCGACGGTTGTCAAAGGGGAGACCGTCGAGCGGGCCCAGCGCCTCCAGGAGGAACTGGTCGCCGGCGAGCGCGATACGGCACGGATCGAAGCCGACGTCCAGACGGCAGACGGGGGGACGTTCCGAGCGGAGGCGACGTTCGCAGTCCTCACCGGCGAGGACGGGAGACACGAGCGTATCGGTGTCGTCCGAGACATCACCGACCGCGTCGAGCGCGAGCACGAACTGGAGACGCGTGTCCGACAGCAGCAGGTCGTCACCGACCTGGGGCGACGCGCGCTCGAAGACCCCGAACTGGACGTGCTGTTCGACGAAGCGGTCGAGGCGGTCGCCGACACGCTCGGCAGCGACTACTGCAAGGTGCTCGAACTGCTGCCGAACGGGGACGAACTCCTGTTGCGCTCCGGCTGTGGCTGGAAGGACGGCTACGTCGGCGAGGCGACCGTCGGGACGGAAATGGCCTCGCAGGCGGGCTACACGCTCGCCTCGGAGCAACCGATCGTCGTTGACGACATGGTCACCGAGAGCCGATTCGCCGGTCCGGATCTGCTCGTCGAACACGACGTGATGAGTGGGATCAGCACGATCATCGGACCGTTCCACTCCCCGTGGGGCGTGCTCGGGACGCACGACACCACCCGTCGGCGGTTCACCCAGCACGACGTGAACTTCGTGCAGGCCGTCGCGAACGTCCTCTCGAACGCGATCGAACGAGCCCGGTACGAACGACGGCTGACCGACACGATCGAGGACCTAAAGGAGTCGAACGAACGGCTCGAACAGTTCGCGTACATCGCTTCGCACGACCTGCAGGAACCGCTGCGTATGGTCTCGAACTACCTGCAGTTACTCGAGAACCGCTACCGCGACGAACTCGACGACGACGCCGAGGAGTTCATCGACTTCGCCGTCAACGGTGCGGACCGGATGCGCGAGATGATCGACGACCTCCTCACGTACTCGCGCATCGAGCAGCACTCCGACTCGCTCGAAACCACTGATACGGCGGAGGTCGTCGAGCGGGTCCTCGAGAGTCTGCAGATACAGGTCGAGGAACTCGACGCCGAGGTAGACGTCGGGACGCTCCCGACCGTCCGGGGCGACGAGAAACTGCTGGAACAGCTGTTTCAGAACCTCGTCTCGAACGCGCTCAAGTACCACGACGACGACCCGCCTCGCGTCGAAATCGGCGCCACGAGACGAGACGGGAAGTGGCTGTTCCGGGTCGAGGACAACGGCATCGGTATCGAGCCCCAGTACACCGACCGGATATTCGAGGTGTTCAAGCGACTCCACACCCACGAGGAGTATCCGGGGACGGGAATCGGTCTGACGCTCTGCAAACGGATCGTCGACCGTCACGAGGGAGAGATTTGGGTCGAGTCCGAACCGGGCGAGGGAACGACGTTCTACTTCACGCTCTCCCCTGCAGGTGGGCACGAATGA
- a CDS encoding response regulator, translating into MTPGRDGDPVEILLVEDNPGDVRLTQEAFKELQLTNEMSVVTDGAEALDFMHRRGEYASVSLPDLVLLDLNLPKVDGIEVLKQLKSDPELKRVPVIVLTSSSAEDDIIKSYENYTNAYITKPVNPDQFVAVVRSMEEFWFTIVRSPPIPDESV; encoded by the coding sequence ATGACGCCTGGTCGAGACGGTGATCCCGTCGAGATACTGCTGGTCGAGGACAACCCGGGCGACGTCCGACTCACGCAGGAAGCGTTCAAAGAGCTCCAACTCACCAACGAGATGTCCGTCGTCACCGACGGTGCCGAGGCGCTCGACTTCATGCACAGACGCGGCGAGTACGCCTCGGTCTCGCTCCCGGACCTCGTCCTGCTGGACCTCAACCTCCCGAAGGTGGACGGAATCGAGGTGCTCAAGCAGCTCAAATCCGATCCGGAGCTGAAACGCGTTCCGGTGATCGTCCTGACGAGTTCGTCGGCGGAGGACGACATCATCAAGAGCTACGAGAACTACACGAACGCCTACATCACCAAACCGGTCAACCCCGACCAGTTCGTCGCCGTCGTGCGGTCGATGGAGGAGTTCTGGTTCACTATCGTCCGCTCCCCGCCTATCCCCGACGAATCGGTGTGA
- a CDS encoding ATP-binding response regulator, whose protein sequence is MLHDDSLRLLLIEDNPGDARYIREMLRDVTELTERVLDRGEPEGAEFDHSDPVAPPELIHEDRLSSGLERLEEGGIDAVLLDLNLPDSERLDTLTALRRATDSVPIIVLTGMRDRETGMEAFHRGADEYLVKDQLNRDLLIRSIYHAMVHKRDERELKRQRDQLRAKTERLDEFAALVAHDLRNPLAVAAGELELSRRTGDDRLDNVTEALERMDDLIEKLLRLARNGTHVENPQPVDVETEAQNAWAYVETGDATLELGDFSRGQEIAADPTRLKQLLENLFRNALEQGSSDVTVRVGPLLDGFYVEDTGPGIPADDRSRVFEAGYTTNPSGTGLGLSIVQDIAHAHGWEVTVTDGDDGGARFEFTGVERR, encoded by the coding sequence ATGCTTCACGACGACTCACTCCGACTCCTGCTGATCGAGGACAACCCCGGGGACGCCCGCTATATTCGGGAGATGCTCCGTGACGTCACGGAACTCACGGAACGCGTGCTCGACCGGGGGGAACCCGAGGGGGCCGAGTTCGACCACAGTGACCCGGTGGCTCCCCCGGAACTGATCCACGAGGACCGGCTCTCGTCCGGACTCGAACGCCTGGAGGAGGGTGGCATCGACGCCGTCCTCTTAGACCTGAACCTCCCTGACAGCGAACGACTGGACACGCTCACGGCGCTCCGTCGAGCCACGGACTCGGTCCCGATCATCGTCCTCACCGGAATGCGGGACCGGGAGACGGGGATGGAAGCGTTCCACAGGGGCGCGGACGAGTATCTCGTCAAGGACCAACTCAACCGTGACCTGCTGATCCGGTCGATCTATCACGCGATGGTCCACAAGCGCGACGAGCGCGAACTCAAACGCCAGCGCGATCAACTGCGAGCGAAGACCGAGCGGCTCGACGAGTTCGCGGCGCTCGTGGCCCACGACCTCCGTAACCCGTTGGCCGTCGCAGCCGGAGAACTCGAACTGTCGCGGCGGACCGGCGACGACAGGCTCGACAACGTCACCGAGGCGCTCGAACGGATGGACGACCTCATCGAGAAACTGTTGCGGCTCGCGCGGAACGGAACGCACGTCGAAAACCCCCAGCCGGTCGACGTCGAGACGGAAGCTCAGAACGCGTGGGCGTACGTCGAGACGGGAGACGCGACCCTGGAACTCGGCGACTTCTCACGAGGGCAGGAAATTGCCGCGGACCCGACGCGACTCAAACAACTGCTGGAGAACCTGTTCAGAAACGCCCTCGAACAGGGTAGCTCGGACGTGACGGTTCGGGTCGGACCCCTCCTCGACGGCTTCTACGTCGAGGACACCGGACCGGGCATCCCCGCCGACGATCGGTCCCGAGTGTTCGAGGCGGGGTACACGACCAATCCCTCGGGGACCGGGTTGGGCCTCTCTATCGTCCAAGACATCGCTCACGCTCACGGGTGGGAGGTCACCGTGACGGACGGGGACGACGGTGGTGCACGGTTCGAGTTCACCGGTGTCGAGCGGAGGTGA
- a CDS encoding Nmad3 family putative nucleotide modification protein, with the protein MELHERTASVTATDGPRAIAINVGANTNLPGVRGPIYPDGRFEYLPIPEREPTRESVPTYADLDARLGFDVPERFLDLPVHLDPAFAEYPLCSTYTYGDEHGVKAGPLSKLDPGDVLYFYATLDLHGDPEAAVDWVVPGWGAYLIGEFRVEEVVTGEAYEGLAADARERFATNAHVRRDPFDAKVLVAGSDESELYDRAVPLSAPSGGTDANDLVTTLSNDSGRGPWWRRRLWFDADATVRLGRHVATHRS; encoded by the coding sequence TTGGAACTGCACGAGCGAACTGCGAGCGTGACGGCGACCGACGGTCCGCGCGCCATCGCCATCAACGTCGGCGCGAACACCAACCTCCCGGGCGTCCGCGGTCCGATCTACCCCGACGGGCGGTTCGAGTACCTCCCGATTCCCGAACGGGAACCGACGCGCGAGTCGGTCCCGACCTACGCCGACCTCGACGCTCGTCTCGGGTTCGACGTCCCCGAACGGTTCCTCGACCTCCCCGTCCACCTCGACCCGGCCTTCGCCGAGTACCCGCTCTGTTCGACCTACACCTACGGCGACGAACACGGCGTGAAAGCCGGCCCGCTGTCGAAACTCGACCCCGGCGACGTGCTGTACTTCTACGCCACGCTCGACCTCCACGGCGACCCCGAGGCGGCCGTCGACTGGGTCGTCCCCGGTTGGGGCGCGTATCTCATCGGCGAGTTTCGGGTGGAGGAGGTGGTGACCGGTGAGGCGTACGAAGGGCTCGCGGCGGACGCCCGGGAGCGATTCGCGACCAACGCTCACGTCCGACGCGACCCGTTCGACGCGAAGGTGCTGGTCGCGGGCAGCGACGAGTCGGAACTGTACGACCGCGCGGTCCCGCTGTCGGCACCCTCGGGCGGGACGGACGCGAACGACCTGGTGACCACGTTGTCGAACGACTCCGGGCGGGGGCCGTGGTGGCGGCGACGGCTGTGGTTCGACGCCGACGCGACCGTTCGCCTCGGGAGACACGTCGCGACCCACCGCTCCTGA
- a CDS encoding DUF7577 domain-containing protein — MDVWGWIAVYAVGLTLLQLLVYRYLLNSGGSLRRRVGTPFSDGDGDRDASWMDGSSSPPGDSGSARSSGDDDTAGRDVPSSRGLDAWPKERARVAPEPQQPRPAETDGRPCRHCGAVNEADPTFTRCWNCTSELRA; from the coding sequence ATGGACGTGTGGGGATGGATCGCCGTCTACGCGGTCGGGCTGACGCTCCTCCAGTTGCTCGTCTACCGCTACCTGCTGAACAGCGGCGGGTCGCTGCGGCGGCGCGTGGGCACCCCGTTCAGTGACGGCGACGGGGACCGCGACGCCTCGTGGATGGACGGGTCGTCCAGCCCACCGGGCGACTCCGGGTCGGCGCGGTCGTCGGGTGACGACGACACGGCCGGCCGGGACGTCCCGTCGTCGCGCGGCCTCGACGCCTGGCCGAAAGAGCGCGCTCGCGTCGCACCCGAACCGCAACAGCCCCGGCCGGCCGAGACGGACGGGCGCCCGTGTCGGCACTGCGGCGCGGTGAACGAGGCGGACCCGACGTTCACCCGCTGTTGGAACTGCACGAGCGAACTGCGAGCGTGA
- a CDS encoding glycoside hydrolase family 68 protein — MSDPADGTGGRTSAWTREHARRLERTAENTAPVIYPPESKTDPDNHIWDTWLLRTPEGAVADVGGYRVIVALTASNDLLPGKRHDVATHRFYYSADGRHWTPGGEVFDDADPLGSRQWAGSAVYDPETGDVRLYYTAAGVRAEGALSYTQHLAVAHGGSIETDAEDGVRFEGPWHHESLAHPDGEWYERQEQSRGMIYTFRDPWYFEDPETGEAYVLFEANTPVPEGSDACGGDAARQEFNGSVGIARTSKTDPTECELLPPLVDAVCVNQELERPHVVYREGTYYLFVASHRHTFAPGIEGYDALYGFAADSLFERYEPLNGSGLVATNPSNAPFQAYSWLAYGHRDEVLVTSFLNYYDYDRPTLDDVAYLPESEQFRRFGGTLAPTLRLGVDGRETWIRGALDHGHLPTEEEDLPETEDERIARLRAERDDGGGDGY; from the coding sequence ATGAGCGACCCCGCAGACGGAACGGGCGGACGGACGTCCGCCTGGACCCGCGAGCACGCCCGCCGGCTCGAACGAACGGCCGAAAACACCGCTCCGGTCATCTACCCACCGGAGTCGAAGACCGACCCCGACAACCACATCTGGGACACCTGGCTGCTTCGGACGCCGGAGGGTGCGGTCGCGGACGTCGGCGGCTACCGCGTCATCGTCGCGCTGACGGCGTCGAACGACCTCCTCCCGGGGAAACGCCACGACGTCGCGACCCACCGCTTCTACTACTCCGCCGATGGACGGCACTGGACGCCCGGCGGGGAGGTCTTCGACGACGCCGACCCCCTCGGCTCCCGGCAGTGGGCCGGCTCAGCCGTCTACGACCCCGAGACCGGCGACGTCAGGCTGTACTACACGGCGGCGGGAGTCCGCGCGGAGGGCGCGCTCTCGTACACCCAGCACCTCGCCGTCGCCCACGGCGGATCGATCGAGACGGACGCCGAGGACGGCGTTCGCTTCGAGGGGCCGTGGCACCACGAGTCGCTGGCCCATCCGGACGGGGAGTGGTACGAGCGCCAGGAGCAGTCCCGGGGGATGATATACACGTTCCGCGACCCGTGGTACTTCGAGGACCCCGAGACGGGGGAGGCGTACGTCCTCTTCGAGGCGAACACGCCCGTCCCCGAGGGCTCGGACGCGTGCGGCGGCGACGCCGCGCGACAGGAGTTCAACGGCTCGGTCGGCATCGCCCGAACCTCGAAAACCGACCCGACCGAGTGCGAACTCCTGCCGCCGCTCGTCGACGCGGTCTGTGTCAACCAGGAACTCGAACGGCCGCACGTCGTCTACCGCGAGGGGACGTACTACCTGTTCGTCGCCAGCCACAGGCACACGTTCGCACCGGGGATAGAGGGGTACGACGCGCTGTACGGCTTCGCCGCCGACTCCCTATTCGAGCGATACGAACCGCTGAACGGGTCGGGCCTCGTCGCCACCAATCCAAGCAACGCCCCGTTTCAGGCGTACTCGTGGCTCGCCTACGGCCACAGAGACGAAGTCCTCGTCACCTCCTTTCTCAACTACTACGACTACGACCGGCCCACGCTCGACGACGTCGCGTACCTCCCCGAGTCGGAGCAGTTCAGGCGCTTCGGCGGGACGCTGGCGCCGACGCTCAGACTCGGCGTCGACGGGAGGGAGACGTGGATTCGCGGGGCACTCGACCACGGCCACCTGCCGACCGAAGAGGAGGACCTGCCCGAGACCGAAGACGAACGAATCGCCCGCCTGCGAGCGGAGCGGGACGATGGCGGCGGAGACGGGTACTGA
- a CDS encoding GH32 C-terminal domain-containing protein, with protein sequence MGGRRTRRRPLAEQPRSRRRSGRTATPARPGRDGRRTHRRTRSRHRRRSGGNNDLSLRVFVDGSVVELFANGSRCLTSRVYPSRKDAEGVSFVARDGVVSVSVDAWKLASAV encoded by the coding sequence GTGGGAGGGCGACGAACTCGTCGTCGACCGCTCGCGGAGCAGCCACGGTCACGCCGCCGAAGCGGGCGAACAGCGACTCCCGCTCGGCCCGGTCGAGACGGACGGCGCACCCATCGACGAACACGCTCACGTCACCGACGGCGGTCGGGGGGAAACAACGACCTCTCGCTGCGGGTGTTCGTCGACGGCTCCGTCGTCGAACTGTTCGCGAACGGGTCGCGGTGTCTCACCTCGCGCGTGTACCCCTCCCGGAAGGACGCCGAGGGGGTCTCGTTCGTCGCCCGCGACGGGGTCGTCTCCGTCTCCGTCGACGCGTGGAAACTCGCTTCCGCCGTCTGA
- a CDS encoding aldo/keto reductase, with amino-acid sequence MKHRELGDSGVEVSEVGFGAWVVGTDWWGDRTEEQAVELVHHALDCGVTYIDTGDVYGHGDSERLVGQAIEGRRDEVTLATKIGYDFYNNPQAGHGELPKKVTPEWIRTAVDRSLDRLGTDHVDFLQLHNANVDEVTPDVMETLETLQEEGKVEALGWALGPSIGWLAEGDRAVELDFDAVQTVFNVFEQTPGRHFIETIRASDADTSVVARVPHSSGLLNEQVTPDTELGKGDHRAHRPSEWYETGWEKLESLRFLEREGERTMAQASIQWLLAHDEVAAVTPTFRTKEDVTAWSRAPETPPLSDEEFDRVEQLYRNNFGVDRFDGMDSLRSSVGGADLEGVDKQAAGD; translated from the coding sequence ATGAAGCACCGCGAACTCGGTGACTCCGGCGTCGAGGTGAGCGAGGTCGGTTTCGGCGCGTGGGTCGTCGGCACGGACTGGTGGGGTGATCGTACAGAAGAGCAGGCGGTCGAGTTGGTCCACCACGCCCTCGACTGCGGCGTCACCTACATCGACACCGGCGACGTGTACGGCCACGGCGACTCGGAGCGACTCGTCGGGCAGGCCATCGAGGGCCGCCGCGACGAGGTGACGCTCGCGACGAAAATCGGCTACGACTTCTACAACAACCCGCAGGCCGGCCACGGCGAACTCCCGAAGAAGGTGACGCCCGAGTGGATTCGGACGGCGGTCGACCGCTCGCTGGACAGACTCGGCACCGACCACGTCGACTTCCTCCAGCTGCACAACGCGAACGTCGACGAGGTGACGCCCGACGTGATGGAGACGCTCGAAACCCTCCAGGAAGAGGGGAAAGTGGAGGCGCTCGGGTGGGCGCTCGGCCCCTCCATCGGCTGGCTCGCCGAGGGCGACAGGGCGGTCGAACTCGACTTCGACGCGGTCCAGACCGTGTTCAACGTCTTCGAGCAGACGCCCGGACGGCACTTCATCGAGACCATCCGCGCGAGCGACGCCGACACCTCCGTCGTGGCGCGCGTCCCCCACTCGTCTGGGCTCTTGAACGAGCAGGTGACGCCCGACACGGAGTTGGGGAAGGGCGACCACCGCGCGCACCGTCCGAGCGAGTGGTACGAGACGGGGTGGGAGAAGCTCGAATCGCTGCGGTTCCTCGAACGAGAGGGGGAACGAACGATGGCACAGGCGTCGATCCAGTGGCTCCTCGCACACGACGAGGTGGCCGCCGTCACGCCGACGTTCCGCACGAAGGAGGACGTCACGGCGTGGTCGCGGGCGCCAGAGACGCCGCCGCTGTCCGACGAGGAGTTCGACCGCGTCGAGCAGCTCTACCGGAACAACTTCGGCGTCGACCGTTTCGACGGGATGGACTCGCTCCGCTCCTCCGTGGGTGGCGCGGACCTCGAAGGCGTCGACAAGCAGGCGGCGGGTGACTGA
- a CDS encoding GAF domain-containing sensor histidine kinase, whose product MTIRRRNRPPLEATVRVTRIEYDGAPATLAVVVPSASARTDAGSVLERATADLVRATDRHDVCSVAVAAASEILGFEAVAAYALDDSGTLSTVASTTSGATLPAELPTEGAVWLAFLSGDSRVVPGEECGLESDADLLVVPLGDAELLVAAAVPDRRLDTAAELVDLLATNVGAALGRVRRERRLERLHEATRGLMVAETESEIAEVAIDTAQDVLQHDLCGLHLYDADRDVLLPVAASERTREFVGTDGELPTLERGDSLAFDAFETGETRVYDRVNEVDGVMDPTTEIRSELLVPLGDRGVFLAGSVLPGHFDETDVSLAKVLCANVEAALERAERETAFREQRAELEERNGRLDEFASVVSHDLRNPLNVAQGRLELAREECESEHLDAVAQSHDRMAELIDDLLTLARQGRGLDDTERVALTELALTCRQAFEAVELAVVDDLTVEADRSRLRELVENLLRNAVEHAGPDPTVRLGALGAPDDPVGFYVEDDGPGIPEDDREQVFEHGYSTDADGTGFGLAIVRAVADAHGWDVEVTEGSDGGARFEILF is encoded by the coding sequence GTGACGATTCGCAGACGGAATCGGCCGCCGCTCGAAGCGACGGTTCGGGTCACGCGCATCGAGTACGACGGCGCACCGGCGACGCTGGCAGTCGTCGTCCCGTCCGCGTCGGCTCGAACCGACGCCGGGTCGGTGCTCGAACGGGCGACGGCCGACCTCGTCCGCGCGACGGACCGCCACGACGTGTGTTCCGTCGCCGTCGCGGCGGCGTCGGAGATACTCGGCTTCGAGGCCGTCGCCGCCTACGCGCTCGACGACTCCGGCACGCTCTCGACCGTGGCGTCGACCACGTCGGGGGCGACGCTTCCGGCCGAACTCCCGACCGAGGGTGCCGTCTGGCTGGCGTTCCTCTCCGGCGACAGCCGCGTCGTCCCCGGCGAGGAGTGTGGGCTGGAGTCCGACGCCGACCTGCTCGTCGTTCCGCTCGGCGACGCCGAACTCCTCGTCGCCGCCGCTGTGCCCGACCGCCGACTCGACACGGCAGCCGAACTGGTCGACCTCCTGGCGACGAACGTGGGGGCGGCGCTCGGCCGCGTCCGTCGCGAACGGCGGCTCGAACGCCTCCACGAGGCGACCCGCGGCCTCATGGTCGCCGAGACGGAGTCGGAGATCGCCGAGGTCGCCATCGACACCGCTCAGGACGTGCTGCAGCACGACCTCTGTGGGCTCCATCTCTACGACGCCGACCGCGACGTGCTCCTCCCTGTCGCCGCGAGCGAGCGGACGCGGGAGTTCGTCGGCACCGACGGGGAGCTACCGACGTTAGAACGCGGCGACAGCCTCGCGTTCGACGCGTTCGAGACCGGGGAGACGCGCGTGTACGACCGCGTCAACGAGGTGGACGGGGTGATGGATCCCACGACGGAGATCCGGAGCGAACTCCTCGTCCCGCTCGGCGACCGCGGCGTCTTCCTCGCGGGGTCGGTCCTCCCCGGACACTTCGACGAGACCGACGTCTCACTGGCGAAGGTGCTCTGTGCGAACGTGGAGGCGGCGCTCGAACGCGCCGAGCGGGAGACGGCCTTCAGAGAGCAGCGGGCGGAACTCGAAGAGCGGAACGGCCGCCTCGACGAGTTCGCGTCCGTCGTGAGCCACGACCTCCGCAACCCGCTGAACGTCGCACAGGGGCGCCTCGAACTCGCCCGCGAGGAGTGCGAGAGCGAGCATCTCGACGCCGTCGCTCAGAGTCACGACCGGATGGCGGAACTCATCGACGACCTGCTCACCCTCGCCCGGCAGGGCCGCGGCCTCGACGACACCGAACGCGTCGCCCTGACCGAACTCGCCCTGACGTGCCGCCAGGCGTTCGAGGCGGTTGAACTCGCCGTCGTCGACGACCTGACCGTCGAGGCCGACCGGAGTCGCCTGCGCGAACTCGTCGAGAACCTCCTTCGCAACGCGGTCGAACACGCCGGCCCCGACCCGACCGTCCGACTCGGCGCGCTCGGCGCTCCCGACGACCCGGTCGGCTTCTACGTCGAGGACGACGGGCCCGGGATTCCCGAAGACGACCGCGAGCAGGTGTTCGAACACGGCTACTCGACCGACGCCGACGGGACCGGCTTCGGACTCGCCATCGTGCGCGCCGTCGCCGACGCGCACGGCTGGGACGTCGAGGTGACGGAAGGAAGCGACGGCGGTGCGCGGTTCGAAATTCTGTTCTGA
- a CDS encoding PAS domain S-box protein, whose product MADYRALAEQDPVGRCVVRDAAVVYVNARFAALTGFDADDLVGRDPRDVFVVDGDEPGEDDDADGHEGGGDADDGDDVRPFLAGQRLPPTRNSTSG is encoded by the coding sequence ATGGCGGACTACCGTGCGCTCGCCGAGCAGGACCCCGTGGGGCGATGTGTCGTCCGCGACGCCGCCGTCGTCTACGTCAACGCGCGGTTCGCCGCACTCACCGGGTTCGACGCCGACGACCTCGTCGGACGCGACCCGCGCGACGTGTTCGTGGTCGACGGGGACGAACCTGGGGAAGACGACGACGCGGACGGCCACGAGGGCGGTGGAGACGCGGACGACGGCGACGACGTCCGTCCGTTCCTCGCCGGTCAGCGTCTCCCCCCGACACGGAACTCGACCAGCGGGTGA